A segment of the Hyalangium ruber genome:
CCGCGGCTAATTTCTCGCGCCCGCTCCACCTGCACCCCACAATCGCCCCTGATCCGTCGGGAGGGAGTCACTCACCCATGAACGCCTTCGAGGAGACCAACTACTACTTCCGCAAGGCCGCGCGCATCATGGACGTGGGCACTCCCATCGAGACGCTGCTCGCCACGCCCCTGCGCGAGGTGAAGGTGCAGGTCTCCATCGAGATGGACTCCGGGGAGATCCGCACCTTCCCCGGCTACCGCATCCAGCACGACAACAGCCGCGGCCCCATGAAGGGCGGCCTGCGCTTCCACCCCCGGCTCGATCAGGCCGAGTGCGTCTCGCTCGCCTCGCTGATGACGTGGAAGACGGCCGTGGCCAACCTGCCCTACGGCGGCGCCAAGGGCGGCATTACGTGCGACCCCAGCCAGCTGTCGCTCAAGGAGCTGGAGCGCCTGACGCGCAAGTACGTGGACCAGGTGCAGGACGTCATCGGCCCCACCCGGGACATCCCCGCCCCGGACGTCAACACCAACCCCCAGGTGATGGCGTGGATCATGGACCAGTACTCGCGCTTCCATGGCCACTCGCCGGCGGTGGTGACGGGCAAGCCGCTAGAGCTCTACGGCTCCAAGGGCCGCGAGGCCGCCACCGGCCGCGGGCTGCTCTACATCTGCCGGGAGATCCTCCGCGACGTACACCTGCCGATGAAGGGGGCGCGCTTCGCGATCCAGGGCTTCGGCAACGTGGGCAGCCACGTGGCGCGGTTGCTCTGGGAGGACGGCGCCACGGTGGTGGCGGTGGCGGACGTGCTCGGCGGCGTGAAGAACCCGCAGGGGCTCGACATCCCCAGCCTCTTCGAGCACGTGCAGCGCACCGGCACGGTGACGGGCTACTCCAGCGGCCAGCCCTGCTCCAACGAGGAGGTGCTGGCCACCGATTGCGAGGTGCTCATCCCCGCGGCGCTCGGCCACGTGCTCACCCGGGAGAACGCCAACGCCGTGCGCGCCCGCCTCATCATCGAGGGCGCCAACGGCCCCACCACCCCCGAGGCGGACGATCTGCTGGAGAAGCGCGGCATCCTCGTGGTGCCCGACATCCTCGCCAGCATCGGCGGCGTCACGGTGAGCTACTTCGAGTGGGTGCAGAACCTGCAGCACATGGCGTGGGAAGAAGAGCGGGTGAACGCCGAGCTGGAGCGCACCATCAAGGAGGCCTACGAGCGCGTGGCGCAGATCGCCCGCTCGCGCAAGGTGCCGCTGCGCACCGCCGCCTTCATCCTCGCCATCGGCCGGGTGGGCAAGGCCACGGTGATGCGCGGCATCTAACGGCTCACGAGGGCAGCAGCGGCAGACTCACCGTGAAGGTGGCGCCCTGGTGGGGCGCGCTCTCCACGGCGATGGTGCCGCCCAGCGCCTCGACGATCTGCCGGGTGATGTAGAGCC
Coding sequences within it:
- a CDS encoding Glu/Leu/Phe/Val family dehydrogenase, which produces MNAFEETNYYFRKAARIMDVGTPIETLLATPLREVKVQVSIEMDSGEIRTFPGYRIQHDNSRGPMKGGLRFHPRLDQAECVSLASLMTWKTAVANLPYGGAKGGITCDPSQLSLKELERLTRKYVDQVQDVIGPTRDIPAPDVNTNPQVMAWIMDQYSRFHGHSPAVVTGKPLELYGSKGREAATGRGLLYICREILRDVHLPMKGARFAIQGFGNVGSHVARLLWEDGATVVAVADVLGGVKNPQGLDIPSLFEHVQRTGTVTGYSSGQPCSNEEVLATDCEVLIPAALGHVLTRENANAVRARLIIEGANGPTTPEADDLLEKRGILVVPDILASIGGVTVSYFEWVQNLQHMAWEEERVNAELERTIKEAYERVAQIARSRKVPLRTAAFILAIGRVGKATVMRGI